In a genomic window of Occallatibacter riparius:
- a CDS encoding excinuclease ABC subunit C produces the protein MNSAEVMGLSAEFQSVGFDPGAAREILKALPERCAVFALYGEAANAEPYIGRTPNLRGRLERLLIPSPKHPKRLQLAGRVRRIEWRLTGSDFESLLLQFDLLQKVYGAKALERMHLGAPAFVRFLGGNSYPRVTVTNRPSQKEAEWAYGPFASRAVAERFADEALKLFLLRRCTEDLEPDPSHPGCVYSEMKMCLAPCYKGCSDERYAEEAAAVERFLATRGESKLVQLRAARDEASGNLEFESAAALHAQVQKAEAVRALAPELVRPMGQLRAVVMQPPAVGPTAPSAPSPEVAVFMYLNGRLRGPVAFSTLGMRIQNEQSGSSSLFAQPMALEAVAEGRDSRDQAPGTGDKKGREQEDKDPSASLRTGSGTEGQRDRVAARAARTMLEARMEAVLAELEKPMEAPNAVVRQGHLALLKRWYYRPEVKRPGEICFPDDEGAWPVRAMLRAVGRIAAKSLTGAATS, from the coding sequence ATGAATTCAGCCGAGGTGATGGGCCTGTCTGCCGAGTTTCAGTCCGTTGGGTTTGATCCTGGAGCGGCGCGCGAGATTTTGAAGGCGCTGCCGGAGAGGTGCGCGGTATTCGCGCTATATGGAGAGGCGGCGAATGCTGAGCCCTACATCGGGCGCACGCCGAATCTGCGGGGGCGGCTGGAACGGCTGCTGATTCCTTCGCCGAAGCATCCGAAGCGACTGCAACTGGCGGGACGGGTACGGCGGATCGAGTGGCGGCTGACGGGGTCGGATTTTGAGTCGCTGCTGCTCCAGTTCGATCTGCTGCAGAAGGTGTATGGTGCGAAGGCGTTGGAGCGCATGCACCTGGGCGCGCCGGCGTTTGTGCGGTTTCTGGGCGGCAATTCTTATCCGCGCGTGACGGTTACGAATCGACCGAGCCAGAAGGAGGCCGAATGGGCCTATGGGCCGTTCGCTTCGCGGGCGGTAGCGGAGCGGTTTGCGGACGAGGCGCTGAAGCTGTTTCTTCTGCGGCGGTGTACGGAGGATCTGGAGCCCGATCCGTCGCATCCGGGGTGCGTGTACTCGGAGATGAAGATGTGTCTGGCGCCGTGCTACAAAGGCTGCTCGGATGAGCGGTATGCCGAGGAGGCTGCGGCAGTGGAGCGGTTCCTGGCGACCCGTGGAGAGAGCAAGCTGGTGCAGTTGCGAGCGGCGCGCGATGAGGCTTCAGGGAACCTGGAGTTTGAGTCGGCGGCGGCTCTACATGCGCAGGTGCAGAAGGCGGAGGCGGTGAGAGCGCTGGCTCCGGAGTTGGTGCGGCCGATGGGGCAGTTGCGGGCGGTGGTGATGCAACCACCTGCGGTGGGGCCAACCGCGCCTTCGGCGCCTTCGCCTGAAGTGGCAGTTTTTATGTATCTGAACGGCCGTCTGCGCGGGCCGGTGGCGTTTTCGACGCTGGGTATGCGGATTCAGAACGAGCAGTCGGGATCGAGTTCGCTGTTCGCGCAACCGATGGCGCTAGAGGCGGTGGCGGAAGGGCGAGACAGCAGGGACCAGGCACCAGGGACCGGGGACAAGAAGGGCAGGGAACAGGAAGATAAGGACCCTTCGGCTTCGCTCAGGACAGGCTCCGGGACAGAGGGACAAAGGGATAGAGTTGCTGCGCGGGCGGCGCGCACGATGCTGGAGGCGCGGATGGAGGCGGTGCTTGCCGAGTTGGAGAAGCCGATGGAGGCGCCCAATGCGGTTGTGCGGCAGGGGCACCTGGCGCTGCTGAAGCGGTGGTACTACCGGCCGGAGGTGAAGAGGCCGGGGGAGATCTGCTTCCCTGACGACGAGGGAGCGTGGCCGGTGCGGGCGATGCTTCGAGCCGTGGGGCGGATCGCTGCGAAGTCACTGACCGGCGCCGCGACTTCTTAA
- a CDS encoding tetratricopeptide repeat protein produces MRIRQLLLAAAILLLPTLASAQSAKLDPALLKKANGGDSQSQFLVAQAYASGKGVAHDDTLAAQWYQKAADQGLASAQFELAIMLLAGRGVEPDAVRAAVLLNRAAGQGHAQAQMALAGLYDHGEGVKQDDVQAAGWYHEAALQGVPEAQLNLGIMFQNGRGVPKDYAQAAVLYRAAAEQGNASAQFNLGILYDNGQGVEKDFTQAAQWYLKAAQQGVSRAQFNIGAMYAQGDGVARNLPEAYFWLDLAANTWNGTHQQEAAAARDQVGARLSPQELSSAQQRAQDWLKARQK; encoded by the coding sequence ATGCGCATCCGACAACTTCTTCTGGCCGCCGCTATCCTGTTGCTTCCGACGCTTGCCTCGGCTCAGTCCGCCAAGCTCGATCCTGCGCTGCTCAAGAAGGCCAACGGTGGAGATTCGCAATCACAATTCCTCGTTGCGCAGGCTTATGCCTCGGGCAAAGGCGTGGCGCACGACGACACCCTTGCCGCGCAGTGGTATCAAAAAGCCGCCGACCAAGGGCTGGCGAGCGCTCAGTTTGAGCTCGCCATCATGCTGCTTGCCGGGCGCGGGGTCGAGCCGGATGCGGTTCGCGCTGCCGTGCTCCTGAACCGCGCAGCAGGGCAAGGCCATGCACAGGCTCAAATGGCTCTCGCCGGACTGTATGACCATGGCGAAGGCGTAAAGCAGGATGACGTCCAAGCCGCGGGGTGGTACCACGAGGCAGCGTTGCAGGGCGTTCCCGAAGCACAGTTGAACCTCGGCATCATGTTCCAGAATGGCCGCGGTGTTCCCAAGGATTACGCCCAGGCTGCGGTCCTCTACCGCGCAGCCGCCGAGCAGGGCAACGCCTCCGCGCAGTTTAACCTCGGCATTCTCTACGACAACGGCCAGGGAGTGGAAAAGGACTTTACGCAGGCCGCGCAGTGGTACCTCAAGGCCGCGCAGCAGGGAGTCTCCCGTGCGCAGTTCAACATCGGCGCCATGTACGCGCAGGGCGATGGAGTTGCCCGCAATCTGCCGGAAGCCTATTTCTGGCTCGATCTGGCTGCGAACACGTGGAACGGCACGCATCAGCAGGAGGCCGCTGCTGCCCGCGACCAGGTCGGCGCTCGCCTGTCCCCGCAGGAGTTGAGTTCAGCCCAGCAACGCGCACAGGATTGGCTCAAAGCCCGGCAGAAGTAG
- a CDS encoding glucose 1-dehydrogenase has product MAGKLAGKVALVTGGSSGIGLATAKQFVEEGAFVYITGRRQAELEAAAAELGNQGKAVRTDASNLADLDTLYAQIKQEKGRLDVLFVNAGGGSFAPLGQITEEQFDQTFNTNVKGLLFTVQKALPLIPDAGAIVLNASIVSVQGVANFSVYSASKAAVRSFARTWTSDLKDRKIRVNVVSPGPIDTPGLSGLAKTEEEKRALYAQFAADVPLGRVGKPEEIAKAVVFLASDDASYITGIELFVDGGTVQV; this is encoded by the coding sequence ATGGCAGGCAAACTCGCAGGCAAGGTAGCGCTGGTGACCGGTGGCAGTTCGGGAATCGGGCTTGCAACAGCAAAACAGTTCGTTGAAGAAGGCGCCTTCGTCTACATCACAGGCCGGCGACAGGCAGAACTTGAGGCGGCCGCTGCAGAATTGGGCAATCAGGGAAAGGCCGTGCGTACGGACGCCTCCAATCTGGCCGATCTCGACACGCTCTACGCGCAGATCAAGCAGGAAAAGGGCCGGCTGGATGTGCTCTTCGTCAACGCCGGGGGCGGCTCGTTTGCGCCACTTGGTCAGATCACCGAAGAGCAGTTCGATCAGACCTTCAACACCAACGTGAAGGGCCTTCTTTTTACGGTGCAGAAAGCGCTCCCGCTCATTCCCGACGCCGGTGCAATCGTGCTCAACGCCTCTATCGTCTCCGTGCAAGGTGTCGCGAACTTCAGCGTCTACTCGGCAAGCAAGGCCGCAGTGCGCTCGTTCGCGCGCACCTGGACGAGCGACCTGAAAGATCGCAAAATCCGCGTGAACGTGGTGAGCCCAGGACCCATCGACACACCCGGATTGAGCGGCCTCGCCAAGACTGAGGAGGAGAAACGGGCGCTCTATGCGCAGTTCGCTGCCGATGTCCCCCTGGGACGGGTTGGCAAACCGGAAGAGATCGCCAAAGCAGTTGTCTTCCTCGCCTCAGACGACGCGAGCTACATCACCGGCATAGAGCTGTTCGTGGACGGGGGAACGGTTCAGGTGTAA
- a CDS encoding VWA domain-containing protein, which produces MLSARITRWLAVTGAVSCLLPALAQTGSTSDRGYTMTLPVDEVALTFHASAAHGQPVNDIRADEIKVLDNGTAPGRIIAFNALLDRPLRAAILLDTSESMERALPRTRDTASRFAGEVFRPGTDQGYVTQFGYSSVVVRPWTGDSAAIVRSIQGIHVGQANPLPGTALIDSIFRTCLYGFGTADPSATGNVILLFSDGEDISSHTTTDEALRACQRSNTVIYAFRTESASGSPGPSTLAELTAKTGGRVFPADSTDDTIANDLHIIESEMRNQYRLVYHPAQFKHDGAFHSIELQLPDRVTRVEVRTGYFAPEH; this is translated from the coding sequence ATGCTCTCGGCTCGCATAACTCGCTGGCTCGCAGTTACGGGTGCCGTGTCCTGCCTGTTGCCCGCCCTGGCGCAGACTGGCTCAACCTCTGATCGCGGCTACACCATGACGCTCCCCGTCGACGAGGTTGCGCTGACGTTTCATGCCTCCGCGGCACACGGCCAGCCAGTCAACGACATCCGAGCCGACGAAATCAAGGTCCTCGATAACGGAACCGCGCCCGGCAGAATCATCGCCTTTAATGCGCTTCTTGACCGCCCCCTCCGCGCTGCCATCCTCCTCGACACCAGCGAATCCATGGAGAGGGCTCTGCCTCGGACGCGAGACACTGCATCGCGCTTTGCCGGCGAGGTCTTCCGCCCGGGGACCGATCAGGGATATGTAACGCAGTTCGGATACTCCTCGGTAGTCGTCCGGCCGTGGACCGGCGACTCGGCAGCGATCGTCCGCAGCATTCAGGGAATCCATGTCGGGCAGGCAAACCCGCTGCCAGGAACGGCGCTGATCGATTCAATCTTCCGTACATGCCTCTACGGATTCGGCACCGCGGATCCCTCCGCCACGGGAAACGTCATCCTGCTGTTCTCCGACGGCGAAGACATCTCCAGCCACACCACAACTGACGAGGCCCTGCGCGCCTGCCAGCGCAGCAACACGGTCATCTACGCGTTTCGCACCGAATCTGCCTCAGGATCACCCGGCCCCAGTACCCTCGCCGAGCTGACAGCCAAGACAGGCGGACGCGTCTTCCCGGCGGACTCCACGGACGACACAATCGCAAACGACCTGCACATCATCGAGTCCGAGATGAGGAACCAGTACCGGCTCGTCTATCATCCCGCGCAGTTCAAGCATGACGGCGCATTTCACTCGATCGAACTGCAACTCCCCGATCGCGTCACCAGAGTCGAAGTCCGCACCGGCTACTTCGCCCCCGAGCACTGA
- a CDS encoding DUF3857 domain-containing protein, which translates to MTSDPKAPGAAAVYLYVEEKTDDAVHYHSYYARIKVLTDKGTKLATVHVPYEKGAFSVAAIHGRTIHADGTIIPLQAKPSDLLSYKGGGHQYNEMVFTLPAVEVGSILEYYLQLRYSEDTVSSPEWRVQQQYFVHKAHYFFNPVYNVGQDVVDKHGQVAGGLVWATRLSGGGQVVQDSLHRYKLDVTDVPPMPTGDYLPPLNNLRDSVIFFYTSSHSGEEFWSSEGKYWAKNAERFAATSGAIKKAVADLVAVGDSDEAKARKLYAAVMKIDNSDFSGATGPKGKGSKDAASVWKQQRGTSDEITLLYVALARAAGLKAWPMQVVNRDRAAFEPTNLSVDQFDDYIAIVELGGKEVYLDPGQKMCGYGILHWKHEMTKGFRLSEKGISIEDTPAGPAKAASVQRLGDVNIDEKGAVTGTVRFVFGGLEALRWRQLALIEPKEELSRDLSDYLDESLPDGVKGDLDRFEGLSEVEGELTAYIKLSGSLGATTAKRMIVPAFFFEARGKHPFVDDDGTRRVPIDLHYATLEQDDLTYKLPAGMKMGSLPRNDNIAWAGQLGLTVAVKESDGAVNVKRKFVRAAAMFEAGMYGNLQYIYKRISNSDQQQIVLERQTETAAN; encoded by the coding sequence ATGACCTCCGATCCGAAGGCGCCGGGGGCTGCGGCTGTGTATCTCTACGTCGAGGAGAAGACAGACGACGCGGTTCATTACCACTCCTACTACGCGCGCATCAAGGTGCTTACGGACAAGGGCACGAAACTGGCCACGGTTCATGTGCCTTATGAGAAGGGCGCGTTTTCGGTGGCGGCCATCCACGGGCGCACAATTCATGCGGACGGCACGATCATTCCGCTGCAGGCGAAGCCCTCAGACCTGCTGTCGTACAAGGGCGGCGGCCACCAGTACAACGAAATGGTGTTCACGTTGCCGGCGGTAGAGGTGGGCAGCATTCTCGAGTACTACTTGCAGCTCCGCTACAGCGAGGACACGGTGTCTTCGCCGGAGTGGAGGGTACAGCAGCAGTACTTTGTGCACAAGGCTCACTACTTCTTCAATCCTGTGTACAACGTTGGGCAGGACGTGGTAGACAAGCACGGGCAAGTTGCCGGCGGACTGGTGTGGGCCACGCGCCTCAGCGGCGGCGGGCAGGTGGTGCAGGACTCGCTGCATCGCTACAAGCTGGATGTGACGGACGTTCCGCCGATGCCGACGGGCGATTATCTGCCGCCTCTCAACAATTTGCGCGACAGCGTGATTTTCTTCTACACAAGCTCCCATTCCGGGGAGGAGTTCTGGAGCAGCGAGGGGAAGTATTGGGCGAAGAACGCGGAGCGGTTTGCGGCGACGTCGGGAGCGATCAAGAAGGCTGTCGCCGACCTGGTTGCGGTCGGAGACTCGGATGAGGCGAAGGCGCGCAAGCTCTACGCCGCGGTCATGAAGATCGACAACAGCGACTTCTCTGGTGCAACGGGACCGAAGGGAAAGGGCAGCAAAGATGCGGCTTCAGTGTGGAAGCAGCAGCGCGGCACCTCAGATGAAATTACGCTGCTTTATGTAGCGCTGGCGAGGGCAGCCGGGCTGAAGGCGTGGCCCATGCAGGTGGTGAACCGCGACCGCGCAGCTTTTGAGCCGACGAACCTTTCGGTTGACCAGTTCGACGATTACATCGCGATTGTCGAACTGGGGGGCAAGGAAGTGTATCTCGATCCGGGGCAGAAGATGTGCGGGTACGGCATCCTGCACTGGAAGCACGAGATGACCAAGGGGTTCCGCCTGAGCGAGAAAGGAATATCGATTGAGGACACTCCTGCGGGACCTGCCAAGGCTGCGAGCGTCCAGAGGCTTGGCGATGTCAACATCGATGAGAAAGGAGCGGTGACGGGCACCGTACGTTTCGTGTTCGGCGGACTGGAGGCCCTTCGCTGGCGGCAACTGGCTCTGATTGAGCCGAAGGAGGAACTGTCCAGGGACTTGAGCGACTATTTGGACGAGAGCCTGCCCGATGGCGTGAAGGGAGATCTCGATCGGTTTGAAGGACTCTCCGAGGTAGAAGGAGAGCTCACGGCTTATATCAAGCTCTCGGGCAGCCTTGGTGCCACGACTGCCAAGCGCATGATCGTTCCGGCGTTCTTTTTCGAGGCGCGGGGAAAGCATCCGTTTGTTGACGACGATGGAACACGGCGGGTGCCGATTGATCTGCATTACGCCACACTGGAGCAGGACGACCTGACCTACAAACTCCCCGCGGGGATGAAGATGGGTTCGCTGCCGCGGAACGACAACATCGCATGGGCCGGGCAGTTGGGGCTTACGGTAGCGGTGAAGGAATCAGACGGAGCAGTGAACGTGAAGCGCAAGTTTGTGCGGGCCGCGGCGATGTTCGAAGCTGGGATGTATGGCAATCTCCAATACATCTACAAGAGAATTTCGAACTCAGATCAGCAGCAGATTGTGCTGGAGCGGCAGACGGAGACGGCGGCGAATTGA